A single region of the Brassica rapa cultivar Chiifu-401-42 chromosome A03, CAAS_Brap_v3.01, whole genome shotgun sequence genome encodes:
- the LOC103857421 gene encoding 40S ribosomal protein S12-2, with protein MSGDEAPAAPAVVPPVAEAAAAIPEDMDLLTALELTLRKARAHGGVVRGLHESAKLIEKRSAQLCVLAEDCNQPDYVKLVKALCADHNINLLTVPSAKTLGEWAGLCKIDSEGNARKVVGCSCLVVKDYGEETTALNIVKKHIESN; from the exons ATGTCCGG TGATGAAGCTCCTGCTGCTCCTGCTGTTGTTCCTCCGGTTGCTGAGGCAGCTGCTGCCATTCCAGAGGACATGGATCTGTTGACTGCATTGGAGTTGACGCTAAGGAAAGCTCGTGCTCACGGTGGTGTGGTTCGTGGTCTCCATGAAAGCGCTAAGCTTATTGAGAAGCGTTCTGCTCAGCTTTGTGTCTTGGCTGAAGACTGCAACCAACCTGATTACGTCAAGCTTGTCAAAGCTCTTTGCGCTGATCACAACATCAACTTGCTTACCGTTCCAAGTGCTAAAACCCTTGGCGAATGGGCTGGT CTTTGCAAGATTGATTCAGAGGGCAATGCAAGGAAGGTTGTTGGATGCTCGTGCCTTGTAGTCAAG GACTACGGTGAGGAGACAACTGCACTCAACATCGTCAAGAAGCATATTGAATCTAACTAA